AGGTTGGAGGCCCACACCGCTCCATCGCGGACCTTGATGCCGTTGACACCCAGGAAGCCGGTCGAGGCGAGTTCGGGAGCCGAGGACCAGACCGTCACCGGTCCGCCGGCCTGCCGCACGGTGGAGATGGTGCCGAGCACCGAGTCGGTGATGAAGAAGATCTTGCGGCGTTCGTCGAAGGCCAGTCCGTTGGGCAGGCCGTCGGCCGGCAACGCGGCGATGCGCCGCGGGGTCCCGCCCGGCCTGAGCCGGTACAGCCCCGTCGAGGCGGCGTCACCGCTGGCGTACAGGAAATCCACCGTGCCGTCCCGGTGCCGCACGATGCCGGTGGTCAGGGCGAACCCGAGCGCCGGCGTGTTGACGCCGCCGTCGGCAGGAGCGGCCAGGGTCGCCAGGATACGGATCTTCCCGCCCCGGTCGATCGCGGCGACCTGCCGGGCCCCGGCGAACGTGACGTACGCGGTGCCGTCCGGCGACAACGCGATGTTCTCCGGCATCTGCCCCCTGGCCAGGTCGAGGTGCAGCATGATCCGCGAACGGAGCACGGCAGCCGGCGTGGCCGACTGGTCCCGTGCGGCCACGGCCGGGGTCGGGCCGGTCGGCGACCCGGCCACCGCCGGGGTCGTACCGGTGCTCAGCGCCGCCACGGCGACGAGACCGGCGACCGTGACCGCGATCGGGGCATTGATTTTTCTCGTACGCATTCTTCCTTCTTTCCTGACTGGGTGACGCTCGGCGATCTGTCGGCCGAGCAGCGGACCAGGCGGCGGAAACCTCTTTCGGGCACGCGGCACCCGTTCCGCCTTTCCGGAGCTTGAAAACCCGATGATGAGCTGGGCGCGCGAAATGGCCACGCAATTCCCGCCCGATCAGGTACGACGAACGAATGGTCGGCGAAGCTACCGACCGGTCGGCGTGTCGGCGGTCGTCACCGCGCGGGACGCCGGCTGCCCGGTGACGACGCTGTGCACCAGGAGGGTCATGGCGGCCTGCGCCGGTGAACCGTTCTCGGTGGTGGCGACCACGACGTGCTGACCCTGGTCGGTCCGGAGGTTCTGCTGGGTGACCCGCATCGTGCCGACCAGCGGATGCCGCATCACGTACACCGGCTCACCGCCGGACTTCACCCGGTGGTCGGCCCACATGCGGCTGAACTCCGGGCTCTTGACCGACAGTTCACCGACCAGCGCCGCCAGGGCCGCGTCACCGGGATGCTGCCCGGACGCCAGCCGCAGGGCGCCGACCACGGCCCGCGCCTTCTCCGGCCAGTCGACGTACAGCTCGCGGGTGTGCGGATCGAGAAAGACCATGCGGGCCATGTTCGGCCGGTCCTCTGGCAGGTCCGGACCCCGGAAGTCCACATGGCCGGCGAAGAGGGCGTTCCCGGCCCGGTTCCAGGCCAGCACGTCGCCACGCCGCCCCAGCACCAGCACCGGCGCCTCACCCAGTGCCGCCACGAGCTGACGTACCGCCGGACTGATCCGCTCCGGCGTCGCTCGCCGGGCGTTGGCCCGGCGGCGGCTGCCGG
Above is a window of Micromonospora yangpuensis DNA encoding:
- a CDS encoding helix-turn-helix domain-containing protein, encoding MDAKRQLGEFLQTRRAQLRPADVGLTTYPGRRRVAGLRREELALLAGVSSSYYSRLEQGQSSNASAQVLDAIAAALRLDEAERRHLHDLATGSRRRANARRATPERISPAVRQLVAALGEAPVLVLGRRGDVLAWNRAGNALFAGHVDFRGPDLPEDRPNMARMVFLDPHTRELYVDWPEKARAVVGALRLASGQHPGDAALAALVGELSVKSPEFSRMWADHRVKSGGEPVYVMRHPLVGTMRVTQQNLRTDQGQHVVVATTENGSPAQAAMTLLVHSVVTGQPASRAVTTADTPTGR
- a CDS encoding SMP-30/gluconolactonase/LRE family protein; translated protein: MRTRKINAPIAVTVAGLVAVAALSTGTTPAVAGSPTGPTPAVAARDQSATPAAVLRSRIMLHLDLARGQMPENIALSPDGTAYVTFAGARQVAAIDRGGKIRILATLAAPADGGVNTPALGFALTTGIVRHRDGTVDFLYASGDAASTGLYRLRPGGTPRRIAALPADGLPNGLAFDERRKIFFITDSVLGTISTVRQAGGPVTVWSSAPELASTGFLGVNGIKVRDGAVWASNLDQGTLLRIPVRHGRPAPVEVRAGGLTGIDDFAFTGDGTDQVIAALVGQNTVVRVDVTGRSTTLLTAADGLQNPTSVAVQGRTVYVTSAAYLTATDPNLIVAHGVPSLSFVAS